In the Chromobacterium sp. ATCC 53434 genome, ACCGACAAGCCGGCCCTGATCGCCGGCAACCCGGCCAAGGTTGTTCGTTACTTCGAGTGAGCCGACATGACCACCATTACCGTAGCGGTACCATCGTTTTCCCGCCCGAATGAGTTGCGGGAACTGATCGAGTCGGTGCTGGGCGCCGACGAACTGCCCGACGAGCTGTTGATCTGCGAAGACCGCTCGCCGCTGCGCGACGAGATCGCCGCCGTGGTCGACAGCTACCGCGAGGCCTTCGCCGCCACCGCCTGCCGGCTGAGTTATGTCGAGAACGAGCAGAACCTCGGCTACGACGGCAACATCCGCAATCTGTTTCAGCAGGCGTCCAGCGACTACGTGCTGATCCTGGGCGACGACGACGTCATCTACGCCAACGCCATCGCCGAATCCCGGCGCTTCATCGACGCCCACCCCGGCATCGCCTTCATTTCCCGCACCTACAGCCGCTTTTCCGCATCGCCGCGGGACATCATCAACACGACTTGGCTGCGCGGCGAAGACTGCGTGGTGGACCCGTCGAACTCGACGCCCAATCTGGTGTTCCGGCTGTGCGGCTTCGTCGGCGGGCTGATCGTCAAGCGCGACTGGGCCAATGACAAGGCGACCACGCGCTACGACGGCTCGCTGTACTACCAGTTCTATCTGGCCTGCCTCGCCTACTACGAAACCGGGATAGGCTATATCTTCGCCTCCATCGTCGGCGGCAGGGCCGGCAACCCGCCGCTGTTCGGCTCCGCCGAGCACGAGAAAGACGTCCACATCCCGGGCTCCTACCGTCCCAAGGGGCGCGCCAAGATGTGGGCCGGCCTGCTCCGCATCGCCGCCGACGTCGACGCGCTGGGCCACGCGGGCCTGTACCACAGCATGCGCAATGAAATCGCCGGCCGGCAATCGTTCCATATCTTCGAAATGATGCCGGTCCAGGGCCGCAAGGCGACGCTGGAGCTGTTCTGCGAACTGCGCAGGCTGCGGCTGACCCACAAGCTCCTGCCCTGGCTGCTGACCACCTTCATCTGCGTTTTCGGCAGCTATGCCGGGCTGGGCTTCGCGCTGTTCCGCAAACTTCAGTTTTCGATAGAAGGCGGCATCGGCGTCAAGATGTGACCGCAGGCGACCAGCCAGGCAAACCGACACAAGGCGCGACGGCATGAGAAAACTGACGCTGTTCTACTTTTACTTCATCTGCCTCTACTGGTATCCGGCCACGCTGCTGCAATGGGGGTCCTACGGCAGCGTGGAGGAGGCGATTCCTGCCTGGTTCAAGCTGCTGCGCGCGGTGCTGGTGCTGGTGCTCGCCGCCCAGCTCGCCTCGTCTCCCAACATCAGCCGCAAACTGGTGATGCCGCTGGCCTTCTTCTGCTACTGCGTGCTGCTGTCGCCGCAACTGCCGGCCGTCATCGCGCTGGGCACCTTCGTGCTGTCGATCGCCATCAGCTACAAGATCCGCATCGACAGCATAGACTGGAACCGGCACATCCGGCTGATCAGCTGGATCAGCTATTTCGCCTGCGCGCTGGAGATCGCCGGCGTCGTCGTCTCGCCGCACTCCTACGGCGGCGAACTGCGGGTCGTCGCCACTTTCGGCGGCCCCAACAACGCCGGCATCATCCTGTCCGGCTTCGCGCTGCACCATTACCTTCGCTTCCGCGACGGCAGAAAACTGTCCGACCTGCTGCACTTCATCGCGTGCACGCTGGTGTCCTTGCAGACCGCGTCGCTGAGCGCCACGATGGCGTTCGCGCTATGCCTGGTCGCGCTCAATCCCATCCTCGCCGTGCTGCTGCCGGTCCTGTTGCTGGTCACCGCCTCCGTCAACGACTTTCTGACACTGAAAATCGAACATCTGATGGACACCGTCAACGGCGGCAATTCGATAGGCTCGTTCAACGACCGGATGGACAATATCAACAGCATCATCGGCAACTTCAACGCCTCGCCGCTGAAAGCGCTGTTCGGCAGCCGGCTGGGCTCGGAAAGCGATTATCTGGGCACGCTGGGCCAATACGGTCTGGTCGGCGTGGCGCTGCTGCTGCTGTCGCTGCTGCCGCTGCGCCTGAACGTATTCCTGGCGCTGGGCCTGCTGCAGGGCATTTTCACGCCCTTCCTGTTCTCCTTCCCCAGCTTCGCCATCCTGTTTCTGTTATCGCGGATTCACCTGCAGCAGAAACAAAGCGCGCTCGCCGAATCCGCCCCGGCAGCCCGGCAGCAGGCGGGGACCCCGCCGCCGCTTGCCGAACCATGAAGCCGCATACGATTGCAACACCGCCACAAAGCCATATCGCCAACTGAATCGATGAACCACCACAGGATCATGATCATGAAAAACCAGTTCAAGATAGCCTTGTTCGCCAATCACTATCCCGGCTTGCAGATCGCACGCTACCTGGCGGCCAATCACGCGACGGACACGGTGGCCGCGCTCTACCTCTCCGGCGAGCAGGCCGACAACGACCGCGCGATCGCGGAAGCCATGAACATAGCCAGCGACCGGGTCTTCGTCGGCCGAGGGATCATAAAAGACGCCGAGCACATCCAGTGGTTCCGAGCCCAGGATTTCGACGCCATCATCTGCGTCTACTGGCCCTGGCTGCTGGACAAGGAAGCCTTCACCGCCGCGCCGATCACCGTCAACTTCCATCCGGCGCTACTGCCTATCAACCGCGGCTGGTTCCCGCATGTGCACAGCCTGATCGACGGCAGCAAGACCGGCGTCACGCTGCACAAGATCGAGGACGGCGCCGACACCGGCTCGATCTGGGCACAGAAAGAGGTGCCGATCGCGCCGACCGATACCGCCAAGGACATCTACGACCGGCTGCAGCAGGAAATCATCGCGCTGTTCCAGCAGAAATGGGACGACATCAAGCACGGCCGCATCGCGCCGGCCGTTCAGAACGAGGCCGGGGCGGTCTACCACGGCAAGAAGGAGATCGAGGGACTGGACCGGATCGACCTGGACCGCGACTACAGCGCGCGCGAATTGATCAACCGCATGCGCGCCCGGACCTTCGGCAATCGCGGCTTCGCCTATTACGAGGAGAATGGCGAGAAGATCTACGTGAAGATCTCGCTGTCGCGCAGCAACAAATTCGACTGAGCCGTTCCGCCGTCCAATGCAAAAGCCCCTGTCTGCTGAGCGACAGGGGCTTTTGAACGATGGCGCTCAGATGTCCAGATAGCCGAGAATGCCTTCGGCCGCCTGCCGTCCGTCATACACCGCGCGCACCACCAGGTCGGCGCCGCGCACCATGTCACCGCCGGCGAAGATTTTCGGATGGCTGGTCTGGCATGGATGCTTGCCGCGCGCCGGCGCCAGCGTGCGGCCGTTGGCGGCGGTGGCGATGCCCTGGGCCTCGAACCAGCCGGCCGCCTCGGCCTGGAAGCCGAAGGCGACGATGACATGGTCGCATTCGATGATCTCCTCGCTGCCCGGCACCACCTCGGCGCTGCGACGGCCGTTGGCGTCCGGCTCGCCCAGCCGGGTCTCGGCCAGCTTGACCGCCAGCGTGCCGCCTATCATCGGCTCAATCGCCAGCGGCTGGCGGTTCCACAGGAATTCGACGCCTTCCTCCCTGGCATTGGCCACCTCGCGCTTCGAGCCCGGCATATTGGCCTCGTCGCGGCGGTAGGCGCAGATCACCCTCCTCGCGCCCTGGCGGATCGCCGTGCGGTTGCAGTCCATCGCGGTGTCGCCGCCGCCCAGCACCAGCACGCGCTTGCCGCGCATCGACAGCGCCGCCTCGTCCTTGGGCAGCGTGCCCAGGCTCTGGCGGATATTGTTCACCAGATAGGGCAGCGCCTCCATCACGCCCGGGCTGTCCTCGCCCGGAAAGCCGCCGCGCATGTAGCGATAGGCGCCCATGCCCATGAACACCGCGTCATGCTTCTTCAGCAGCTTGTCGATGGAGATGTCCTTGCCGACCTCGGTCTTCAGCACGAACTCGACGCCCATGCCCTCCAGAACCTCGCGCCGGCGGCGCACCACCGCCTTCTCCAGCTTGAACTCGGGAATGCCGAAGGTCAGCAGGCCGCCGATCTCCTCGTAGCGGTCGTAGACCACCGCCTTGACGCCGTTGCGCGCCAACACGTCGGCGCAGGCGAGGCCGGCCGGGCCGGCGCCGATCACGGCGACGGTCTTGCCGCTGGCGATCACCCGCGACATGTCCGGCCGCCAGCCGGCCTTGAACGCCTCGTCGGCGATATATTTCTCGATGCTGCCGATGGAGACGGCGCCGAAACCGCCCTGGTTCAGCGTACAGGCGCCTTCGCACAGCCTGTCCTGCGGGCAGACGCGGCCGCAGATCTCCGGCAGGCTGTTGGTCTGGTGCGACAACTCCGCCGCCTCGAACAAGCGGCCCTCCTCGACCAGCTTCAGCCAGTTGGGGATGTAGTTGTGCACCGGGCACTCCCACTCGCAATACGGATTGCCGCAGGACAGGCAGCGGCCGGCCTGATCGGCCGCGTCCACCGCGTGCAAGGGCTGGTAGATTTCCTTGAACTCTATCCTGCGCACCGCGGCGTCGACCTTGTCGCCGGGGTTGCGCGACAGCTTCATGAACTGGAATACATCGGACATCGTGTTCTCTCCCGCTGGGGTGGGCGCCGCCTCGGCGACGCCCGATAGGGTTGCAACCGGCGCTCAGTCTTTCAGCAGGCTTTCCAGCTTGGCGGCCTTGGGCTTCACCAGCCAGAAGTAGTCGACGTAATCGTCGAAGTTCTGCAGCATCGCGCGGCCGGTTTCCGAACCGGTCAGCTCCACGTGCTTGGCGATCTTTTC is a window encoding:
- a CDS encoding glycosyltransferase family 2 protein, which translates into the protein MTTITVAVPSFSRPNELRELIESVLGADELPDELLICEDRSPLRDEIAAVVDSYREAFAATACRLSYVENEQNLGYDGNIRNLFQQASSDYVLILGDDDVIYANAIAESRRFIDAHPGIAFISRTYSRFSASPRDIINTTWLRGEDCVVDPSNSTPNLVFRLCGFVGGLIVKRDWANDKATTRYDGSLYYQFYLACLAYYETGIGYIFASIVGGRAGNPPLFGSAEHEKDVHIPGSYRPKGRAKMWAGLLRIAADVDALGHAGLYHSMRNEIAGRQSFHIFEMMPVQGRKATLELFCELRRLRLTHKLLPWLLTTFICVFGSYAGLGFALFRKLQFSIEGGIGVKM
- a CDS encoding formyltransferase family protein codes for the protein MKNQFKIALFANHYPGLQIARYLAANHATDTVAALYLSGEQADNDRAIAEAMNIASDRVFVGRGIIKDAEHIQWFRAQDFDAIICVYWPWLLDKEAFTAAPITVNFHPALLPINRGWFPHVHSLIDGSKTGVTLHKIEDGADTGSIWAQKEVPIAPTDTAKDIYDRLQQEIIALFQQKWDDIKHGRIAPAVQNEAGAVYHGKKEIEGLDRIDLDRDYSARELINRMRARTFGNRGFAYYEENGEKIYVKISLSRSNKFD
- a CDS encoding FAD-dependent oxidoreductase; amino-acid sequence: MSDVFQFMKLSRNPGDKVDAAVRRIEFKEIYQPLHAVDAADQAGRCLSCGNPYCEWECPVHNYIPNWLKLVEEGRLFEAAELSHQTNSLPEICGRVCPQDRLCEGACTLNQGGFGAVSIGSIEKYIADEAFKAGWRPDMSRVIASGKTVAVIGAGPAGLACADVLARNGVKAVVYDRYEEIGGLLTFGIPEFKLEKAVVRRRREVLEGMGVEFVLKTEVGKDISIDKLLKKHDAVFMGMGAYRYMRGGFPGEDSPGVMEALPYLVNNIRQSLGTLPKDEAALSMRGKRVLVLGGGDTAMDCNRTAIRQGARRVICAYRRDEANMPGSKREVANAREEGVEFLWNRQPLAIEPMIGGTLAVKLAETRLGEPDANGRRSAEVVPGSEEIIECDHVIVAFGFQAEAAGWFEAQGIATAANGRTLAPARGKHPCQTSHPKIFAGGDMVRGADLVVRAVYDGRQAAEGILGYLDI